Part of the Microbacterium immunditiarum genome is shown below.
CGCGTCGTCGTCGAAGGGCAGTGCCTCGGCGTCGGCCGGCACCCATTCGAGCGTCGCCCTCGCCTCCTGTGCGTTGCGGTGTCCGGCTCCGAAGAGCTCCGGAGTCAGGTCGCTCGCCGTCACGATGGCACCGCGCAGCGCGGCCGGGATCGCGGCGTTGCCCGTTCCGGCCGCCACGTCGAGCACGCGGTCACCGCGTCGCACGTCGACCGCTTGGACGAGCCGCGGCCCGAGCGGCCAGATGAGGTCGGATGCCAGGGCGGGGTAGTCGCCCGAAGCCCACATGGCGCGGTGCTTGGCCTTGAGCGCCTTGTCCTCGTCGTCGATCGCGATGGTGTGCAGATCGGTCATGTCCTTCTCCTTCGTCTCGGTGGACGCCGTCCAGCGTCCTCGCCGGCGGAACGTCGCGCATCCGTGCGCCACACGGAAATCGGCACCGAGAAGTCACGCACGCGAGACGGACGAGGCCGGTTCGGGCCGATCTGATACGAGACACCGGGAATACGAGTGCCGTCACCGCGTTGAACTTGATACGTATCTGCTCAAGTTTGTAAACTTGACAGGCAACGACTCAAGTTCAGCAGGAGACCAATTCATGCCTGAAGACACCACTCCCACCGGCGGCTCGTTCGACGAGTTCCTCGCGCGGTACCTCGCCGGTGAGCGGGCGCGCGCTGAGCGGTCGATCGACCTCAGCCGCTTCCTGAGTGCTCGCACGCAGGAGATGCTGCAGCGCGCCGGCCAGTACGCGCTCGCGCGCGGCCAGCGTGAGCTCGATGCTCTGCACGTGCTGCGCGTGATCGTGGGGGAGTCTCCCGCACGCGACGCCGTCGAGCGCATCGGCGCCGACCCGCGGGCGATCGCTCGCGCGGCCGACGACCGCCTTCCCGCCGCGGGACCGGCGGCCGACGTCGACGGCGCCGTCGTGACCCCGTCGGTGCAGCGCGCGCTGTTCCACGCGTTCCAGGTCGCGCGCTCGTCCGGCTCGACCTATGTCGACCCCGAGCACCTCTTCTTCGCTCTCGTCCTCGCGCAGGACACTCCGGCCGGTCGCGTGCTGGCCGACGCCGGCGTGACGGCCGAGGCGCTCACACAGGGCGTGCGCGAAACGGTGACGCCGAACGGCGTGCCGGCCCCCGCCTCCGACGACGAGGATGCGGCATCCGAGACGCCGATGCTCGACACGTACGGCACCGACCTCACGGCGCTCGCCGAGGCGGGCGAGCTCGACCCGGTCATCGGGCGCGCCGACGAGATCGAGCAGACGATCGAGATCCTCAGCCGCCGCACCAAGAACAACCCGGTGCTGATCGGCGAGGCCGGTGTCGGCAAGACCGCGATCGTCGAGGGCCTGGCGGCTGCGATCGTGGCGGATGCCGTGCCCGAGCAGCTCCGCGGCAAGCGCGTCGTCACCCTCGACCTGGCCGCGATGCTCTCCGGCACGCGGTACCGCGGCGACTTCGAGGAGCGCCTGACCAAGACCATGGACGAGATCGCGTCGCTGAAGGGCGACCTGATCGTGTTCCTCGACGAGGTGCACACCGTCGTCGGTGCGGGTGCGGGCGGTGACGGCGCGATGGACGCGGGCAACATCCTCAAGCCCCGCCTCGCGCGCCGCGAGCTGCACCTCGTCGGCGCGACGACTCTCAAGGAGTACCGCGTGATCGAGAAGGATCCCGCGCTCGAGCGCCGCTTCCAGCCTGTGAAGGTGGGCGAGCCCTCGATCGAGGACGCGGTGCTGATCCTGCGCGGGCTGAAGCCCGCCTACGAGGAGCACCACGCGGTGACCTACACCGACGAGGCGCTGCGCGCCGCCGTCGAGCTGAGCGAGCGGTACCTCACCGAGCGCGTGCTGCCCGACAAGGCGATCGACCTGATCGACCAGGCGGGCGCCCGGCTCCGGCTGCGGCTCGGCGCGAAGGTCGACGTGTCGGCGCTCATGGAGCGCCTCGCGACGCTGGAGGCCGACAAGAACGCGGCCGTCTCCGCCGAGCACTACGAGGAGGCCTCGCGCATCCGCGACGAGATCGCGGCAGTGCAGGCCAAGATCGAAGAGGCGACGGCGAACGCCGGCGGCGCACTCGAGGCCGTCGTCGACGAGCCCGAGATCGCTGCCGTGATCAGCCGTGCGACGGGCATCCCCGTGAACCGTCTCACCGAGACCGAGCGCGAGCGCCTCGCGACCCTCGAGTCCGAGCTGCACGAGCGTGTCATCGGTCAGGACGAGGCGGTCGCCGCCGTCGCGAAGGCAGTGCGCCGCAATCGCACGGGCATGGGCGACGCGCGTCGCCCCGTCGGATCGTTCCTGTTCCTCGGCCCCACGGGCGTCGGCAAGACCGAGCTGGCGAAGGCCCTCGCGGCCTCGCTGTTCGACGACGAGGGCGCTGTCATCCGCTTCGACATGAGCGAGTTCGGCGAGCGTCACACCGTGTCGCGCCTGGTCGGCGCCCCTCCGGGGTACGTCGGCTACGACGAGGCCGGGCAGCTCACCGAGCGCGTGCGGCGCAACCCGTACTCGATCGTGCTGTTCGACGAGATCGAGAAGGCGCACCCGGATGTCTTCAACCTGCTCCTGCAGGTGCTCGACGACGGGCGCCTCACCGACGGTCAGGGTCGCACGGTCGACTTCCGCAACACCGTCGTGGTCATGACCTCCAACCTCGGCAGCGAGTTCCTGGCGTCGCGCTCCGGCGCGATCGGATTCGTCGCCGACGGCGGCGGTGAGACCGGGTTCGGCTCCGAGAAGGACCTGCGCGACCGCGTGTTCGCGAAGCTGCGCGAGGCGATGCGTCCCGAGTTCCTCAACCGCATCGACGAGATCGTGCTGTTCCGCAAGCTCGACCGCGAGCAGCTGCGCGAGATCGTCAGCCTGATGATCGGTGCGACGGCGGCACGCCTGGCGCGCCGTGAGGTGACGATCGAGCTGACGGATGCCGCGGTGGACTGGCTCGCCGAGCACGGGTACGAGCCCGAGTACGGCGCTCGCCCGCTGCGTCGCCTGATCCAGCGCGAGGTCGACGACCGCGTGGCCGACCTGTTCGTGACGGGCGCGCTCGTCGACGGCGGGTCCGTGACGGTAGACGTCTCCGGCGACCAGCTGGTCGTGGCGGCGAACGTCGCCGTGCCGCAGGCCGCCTGATGTGATCAAGTCCGCTCGCAGCGGGACGAGGCCGCCGCCCACTCGGGTGGCGGCCTCGTCGCATCCGTGTCTTTCGTGCACATCGAGCAGGAATCGAGAAGTGCCGGATGCCGCCCCGCGCGTAGCGTCGCCGGTATGAACACGACGGACACCATGACCATCACCTCCATCGACGCGATCACGCTCGAAGCGGACGACCCTCAGGCCGCCGCGGCCTTCTACCGCGACGCGTTCCGCCTCGACTCGCAGGTGCGCACGCGCCCGGCGGACTCGCCGACCAGCGGGTTCCGCGGCTACACCCTGTCGCTCGTCGCGTCGCAGCCGGCGAACGTCCAGGCGCTGTTCGGCGCCGCGGTCGCGGCCGGCGCGACTGTCGTCAAGCCGACCGAGAAGTCGCTGTGGGGCTTCGGCGGAGTCGTTCAGGCGCCCGACGGGGCGATCTGGAATCTCGCGAGCTCGGCGAAGAAGGATGCCGGACCGGCGACCCGCGAATTCGAGGACATCGTGCTGCTGCTCGGCGTCGACGACGTCGCGGCGAGCAAGAAGTTCTACACGGCGCGCGGGCTCTCCGTCGCGAAGGGATTCGGAACCTACGTCGACTTCGCCACACCCGCGAGCCCCATCGGGCTCGGTCTCTACAAGCGGCGCGCACTCGCGAAATCCGTCGCACTGGACGCCGAGGGAACGGGCTCCCACCGTCTGCTGATCCACTCCGACGGCGGCACGTTCACCGATCCGGACGGGTTCGATTGGGCGCCGTCCGCCCGCTGAGCCCGCGCGCGACCCATCTGGCGGCGCCCGCGGCATCCGGGGCATGCTCGAAGCATGCCTGAAGCCCTCGTCTCGATCGGCGTCGCCGCGGCCCTCGGTCCCGATGCGATCGCCGCGGTCGCCCCCGCCGTCGAATCCGCCGGATTCCACGCCCTGTGGGTCAATGACACGCCGGGCGCGGACTCGCTCGCCGCTCTCGCCGCCGCCGCCGCGGTCACCGACCGGCTCACGCTCGCGACGGGCGTCGTGCCGATGGACCGTCGCCCGCCCGAGTCGATCGCCGACGCGGTGCGGGCGCTCCCGCAGGATCGGCTCGTGCTCGGGGTCGGGTCCGGGGGCGCCCGGTCCGGGGCGCTCGCGCTCATGCGCGATGCGGTCGGGAGACTGCGCGAAGTCACGTCGGCGCGCCTGCTCATCGGGGCGCTGGGACCACGGATGCGCCGCCTCGGCGCGGCGGAGGCCGATGGTGTGCTCTTGAGCTGGCTCACTCCGGAGGCCGCGACGGCCCAGGCGGGCGAGGCGCGGGGTGTGGGGGTCGACGCACACGTCGCGCTGTACGTCCGCGCGGCGCTCGACTCCGAGGCGGTGCAGCGGCTGGAGGAGGAGGCGGGCCGCTACGGCGCGATCCCGCAATACAAGGCGAACTTCGAGCGACTCGGCATCACAGCGGGCGCGACCGTCCTGCGTCCCGATGACTTCGGGGGAGGCATCCGCGGATACCAATCGGCCGTGGACGAAGTCGTGCTGCGCGCGGTCGTCCCGGAAGACGACGTCGACGCCTACACGCGGTTCATCGAGACGGCGGCGTCGAGGGTCTGACGCGGGGTCGCGTGAACCGGCCGGTGTGCGGAGGCCGGCGCGATCCGGTACGACGGCAGGCCGCGGCGCCGGATGAGCCACTCGGCGACGATCAGATTGGGGATCCACGCCAAGAACGGCACCACGCCGTACGCGTTGTCGAACGCCGCCCCGAAGTCGAAGCCATCCGGCCCGGCGAACGGGATCTGCGCGAAGATGAGCGCGAACAGCCAGAGCCGCAGCGTCACCGCGCTGTAGGTGACGGCGAAGGTGCGCATCATCCACGCCCGGTGGTTGTCGACGTCGCCGCGTCTGATCGCTCGGTACGCGCGCCATCCGGCATACAGCCACACGACTCCGAGCCCGCCGAAGCCGAAGAGGCCCACGAGCCCCGCGGAATTGAACGGGGCGATGACGAGGGCCCCGACCGCGCCGACCGCCAGGCCCACGAGCGCGACTCGACCGATCCAGCGGTGCGCCTTCGGAGTGCGCTCGCGCAGCATCCGCCAGAACTGCAGCGGCATCAGCGCGAGCGCGACGCCCCCGCCGACGATGTGCGCGTAGAACCCCGCGACGACGACCGGGGCCTGGGTCGCATAGTGGTCCGCGAGACCGCCGGTGCCTCCGTCCGCCTCCGCGAGAACGGGGAGTGCGGCCGTGAGGTACGGGATGACGGCGTACGCGACGACGGCGAGCGACGACAGCAGCACCCAGGTCCATCCGATGCGGGTGCCGAGTCGACCGACTTCCGGTGAAGCGCCGCTCGACGCCCGTCCGTTCGCGGTCGCCACCCCTTTGTGCTGGCTCATGCGCTCAAGCTAGGGCCGCGGGTGCCTTGCGGGCGATGCCGCCAGCCCCCCGACTCGGCCGGGGGCTGGCCCCCGGTTCGCGGGTTCGCAGCCGGTCGGCGACGGCACGCGCGGTGGAGCGCGTGAACGTCGGCGGTCCGAGGCAGAGTGTACGCATGACCTGCGTCGGCGCGATCTTCAGCCCCTACCCGAACCCGCCCGAGGCGTTCCGCGCGGCGGTCGAGGCCGCCGAGGAGGCAGGCGTTCCCGAGTTGTGGATCTGGGAGGATTGCTTCCGCCAATCGGCGTTCGCGACCGCATCCGCCGCTCTCGCGTGGACCGAGCGGCTGCGCATCGGCATCGGCATCGCACCCATGCCGCTGCGAAACGTCGCGGCGACCGCGATGGAGATCGCGTCGATCGAGCGCATGTTCCCGGGGCGTCTGCTGCCGGGCGTGGGGCACGGCGTGCTGCCGTGGATGGCGCAGGTCGGCGCACGCGCGGCGTCGCCGCTCACGCTCATGCGCGAGTACGTGCCGGCGCTGCGCTCACTGCTGGCCGGGGAGGAGGTCAGTGTCGATGGGCAGTACGTGAAGCTCGACCACGTGCGCCTCGACTGGCCGCCCGTGGCCGGGCCGCGCGTGTACTGCGCCGCGGAGGGGCCCAAGACGCTTCGGCTCGCAGGCGAGGTCGCCGGCGGGGTGCTCCTCAACAGCGGGTACGCGCCCGACGCGCTCGCGCGATCGGTCGAGACCGTGCGCGACGGGCACGCCGGGGCGGGGCGCACGGATCAGCTCGACGTCGCGGCGTATGTGGTCGCGGCATTCGGACCGGATGCCGCCGCACGCGCCGCTGCCGGGGTGGACGACACCGCACCAGGATCGGACCCGATCGCGGCGGTGCTCGCCGGCACGCCCGACGACGTCGCCGGCGACATCGCACGCTTCGCTCGGGCCGGGATCGACGACATCGTGCTGCTGCCGCCGCGCGAGGAGTCGGATTTGGCGGCGTACTTCCGGAACGTCGGGGAGGTGGCGCGGCTCCTCGGGTGAGCCCGCTCGCCGGCGCGTGCCGACATCGTGTCGGACGGCGGTGCGAGAATTCGGAGATGCTGCTGTCCGGGGTGGTCGACACCGTCGATGCTGTCGGCGCGACGCGATCGCGGCTCGCCAAGATCGATGCGCTCTCGGCGCTCGTGGGTGGGCTGACGCCGGAGGAGCTGCCCGTCGCCGTGGGCTTGCTGACGGCGAGTCCTCGGCAGGGGCGCCTCGGCGTCGGCTGGCGCGGCTTCGCTAACCTCGCCATCGAGCACACGGCCGAGGCGACGCTCACGGTGCTCGACGTCGACGCTGCGTTCGAGACACTGGCGGGCACCGCCGGCGCGGGCTCGGTCGCCGCACGACGCGAGGCGCTCGAGTCGCTCGCGCGCCTCGCGACCGAGCGGGAGTGGGATTTCCTCGTGCGCGTCGTGCTGGGTGAGCTGCGCACGGGCGCGCTCGAGGGCGTGCTGCTCGACGCTATCGCGAAGGCGTCGGGACGTCCCGCAGCGGCGGTGCGGCGGGCCGCGATGCTCGCGGGCGATCTCGGCGAGACGGCCCGCATAGCGCTCACCGAACCGCCCGAGAACCTCGACGCGGTCACGCTTCGCGTCGGCCGCGCGGTCCTGCCGATGCTGGCGTCGACCGCCGCCACGGCCGCCGAGGCGGTGGAGGCGGTGGGTGAGGCATCCGTCGAATACAAGCTCGACGGCGCGCGCATCCAGGTGCACCGCGACGGCGACGACGTGCGCGTGTTCACGCGCAACCTCGCGGACGTCACGCACCGCGTGCCCGAGCTCGTCGAGATCGTGCGGACGCTGCCTGCCGCGCAGCTGATCCTCGACGGCGAGACGCTGTCGCTCGACGAGGACGGCGGGCCGCGGCTGTTCCAGGACACGATGGCGCGGTTCGGGTCCGAGACCGCGCCGCAGTTCGTCCTGCGCCCCTGGTTCTTCGACGTCCTGCACGCCGACGGGCGGGATCTCATCGACGAGCCGCTCGCCGATCGACAGGCCGTGCTCGAGCAGCTCGCGGGGGAGTGGCGGATCCCCGGCATCGTCACCGCCGACCCGGCCGCGGCCGATGAGGTCTCGCGCGAGGCGCTTGCCGCCGGGCATGAGGGCGTCGTCGTGAAGGCGCTCGATTCCCCGTACGCCGCGGGCCGCCGCGGAAAGAGCTGGATCAAGGTCAAGCCCGTGCTGACCTACGACCTCGTCGTGCTCGCCGTCGAATGGGGGTCGGGCAGACGCACGGGGCAGCTGTCGAACCTGCACCTCGGCGCGTACGACCCCGAGGGTCGGTTCGGGCCCGAGGGCGGATTCGTCATGGTCGGCAAGACCTTCAAGGGGCTCACCGACGAGCTGCTGCGGTGGCAGACCGAGTATTTCCCGACGATCGAGACGGATCGCTCGGCGTACGCGGTGCACGTGCATCCGGTCACCGTGGTCGAGATCGCGATCGACGGCGTTCAGCGGTCGACGCGCTACCCGGGCGGGATCGCGCTGCGGTTCGCGCGCGTCAAGGCGTACCGTCCCGACAAGAACCCGAACGAGGCCGACACCATCGAGACGCTGCGGGCGCTGCTGCGCTGACGCGGGGCGCGTCGCCGGCGCGGTGGTGTCATCGGATCTGCTCCTCGTGGATCGGCACGTGCGGGATCGCCATGCACGCGAACAGCATCGCGACAGCCCCGATCGCGACGCCGATGTAGACGCCGATGGCGCCCGCCTGCACGGCGGCCGTGGTCTCGTGCCCTCCGCGATCGTCGATGAGACTGTTCGCGATCGCGCCGAACACCGCGACGCCGACAGAGCTCCCGATCGAGCGCGCGAGCGCGTTCGTGCCCGAGACGACGCCGCGCTGGCGCAGCTCGACGGATGACTGTGCGGCGATGAGCGACGGGTTTGCGACCAATCCGAGCCCGACGCCGACGATGAAGCATCCGAAGCCCGTCAGCCCAGCCGACGGGAGGAACGCGAAACCCGCGAGCCATACGGTGCCCGCGATGACGATCGTCGACCCGACGAGCGTCGTCGACCGGAAGCCGATGCGCAGGTAGAAGCGCCCGGCGAGCGCGCCGCTGATCGGCCACCCGATCATGAGCCCCGCGACGGCGAGGCCGCCCACGATGGGCGAGGCCCCGGTCGTCGATTCGAGGAACGTCGGCGTGTAGGAGACGAGCCCGATCAGCACGACCCCGATGAGCAGGCCGACGAGCGAGGTCGAGCGTACGAGACGGCTGCGGAAGACCCACGGCGCGAGGATCGGGTCGTCGGCGCGGCGCTCCACGAGAACGAAAGCCACGAGCAGGATCACGCCGCCGCCGAACACGGCGAGCGACTGCCACGAGAGCCAGTCCCAGTCCACGCCGCCCTCGAGCACGCCGAGCACGAGCAGCACGAGTGCGCCCGTGAGGAGCACTGCGCCCGCATAGTCGATGCGGCGGCGATGGCGCTCGAAAGCGGGGCGGTAGTTGCGCCACAGCAGGAAGAGCGCGAAGAGGCCGAGGGGGAGGTTGATCCAGAAGATCCACCGCCACGACGCGAACTGCGAGAGCACGCCGCCCAGCGTCGGGCCGACGACCGCCGAGATCGCCCAGACGCTCGACAGGTAGGCCTGCGCGCGAGCGCGTTCGCGCACGGTGTAGATGTCTCCGGCGATCGTGAGAACGGTGGGCATGATCGCGCCCGCGCCGATGCCCTGGAGCCCACGGAAGGCGATCAGCGACGGCATGTCCCACGCCGTGGCGCACAGCACGGACCCGACGAGGAAGACCCCGACGCCCACGAGCATGATCGGCTTGCGACCGAACGTGTCGGCGAGCTTCGCGTACACGGGTACGGTCGCCGCCTGCGCGAGCAGGTAGATCGAGA
Proteins encoded:
- a CDS encoding ATP-dependent Clp protease ATP-binding subunit, with protein sequence MPEDTTPTGGSFDEFLARYLAGERARAERSIDLSRFLSARTQEMLQRAGQYALARGQRELDALHVLRVIVGESPARDAVERIGADPRAIARAADDRLPAAGPAADVDGAVVTPSVQRALFHAFQVARSSGSTYVDPEHLFFALVLAQDTPAGRVLADAGVTAEALTQGVRETVTPNGVPAPASDDEDAASETPMLDTYGTDLTALAEAGELDPVIGRADEIEQTIEILSRRTKNNPVLIGEAGVGKTAIVEGLAAAIVADAVPEQLRGKRVVTLDLAAMLSGTRYRGDFEERLTKTMDEIASLKGDLIVFLDEVHTVVGAGAGGDGAMDAGNILKPRLARRELHLVGATTLKEYRVIEKDPALERRFQPVKVGEPSIEDAVLILRGLKPAYEEHHAVTYTDEALRAAVELSERYLTERVLPDKAIDLIDQAGARLRLRLGAKVDVSALMERLATLEADKNAAVSAEHYEEASRIRDEIAAVQAKIEEATANAGGALEAVVDEPEIAAVISRATGIPVNRLTETERERLATLESELHERVIGQDEAVAAVAKAVRRNRTGMGDARRPVGSFLFLGPTGVGKTELAKALAASLFDDEGAVIRFDMSEFGERHTVSRLVGAPPGYVGYDEAGQLTERVRRNPYSIVLFDEIEKAHPDVFNLLLQVLDDGRLTDGQGRTVDFRNTVVVMTSNLGSEFLASRSGAIGFVADGGGETGFGSEKDLRDRVFAKLREAMRPEFLNRIDEIVLFRKLDREQLREIVSLMIGATAARLARREVTIELTDAAVDWLAEHGYEPEYGARPLRRLIQREVDDRVADLFVTGALVDGGSVTVDVSGDQLVVAANVAVPQAA
- a CDS encoding VOC family protein; its protein translation is MNTTDTMTITSIDAITLEADDPQAAAAFYRDAFRLDSQVRTRPADSPTSGFRGYTLSLVASQPANVQALFGAAVAAGATVVKPTEKSLWGFGGVVQAPDGAIWNLASSAKKDAGPATREFEDIVLLLGVDDVAASKKFYTARGLSVAKGFGTYVDFATPASPIGLGLYKRRALAKSVALDAEGTGSHRLLIHSDGGTFTDPDGFDWAPSAR
- a CDS encoding LLM class flavin-dependent oxidoreductase, giving the protein MPEALVSIGVAAALGPDAIAAVAPAVESAGFHALWVNDTPGADSLAALAAAAAVTDRLTLATGVVPMDRRPPESIADAVRALPQDRLVLGVGSGGARSGALALMRDAVGRLREVTSARLLIGALGPRMRRLGAAEADGVLLSWLTPEAATAQAGEARGVGVDAHVALYVRAALDSEAVQRLEEEAGRYGAIPQYKANFERLGITAGATVLRPDDFGGGIRGYQSAVDEVVLRAVVPEDDVDAYTRFIETAASRV
- a CDS encoding DUF2306 domain-containing protein, encoding MSQHKGVATANGRASSGASPEVGRLGTRIGWTWVLLSSLAVVAYAVIPYLTAALPVLAEADGGTGGLADHYATQAPVVVAGFYAHIVGGGVALALMPLQFWRMLRERTPKAHRWIGRVALVGLAVGAVGALVIAPFNSAGLVGLFGFGGLGVVWLYAGWRAYRAIRRGDVDNHRAWMMRTFAVTYSAVTLRLWLFALIFAQIPFAGPDGFDFGAAFDNAYGVVPFLAWIPNLIVAEWLIRRRGLPSYRIAPASAHRPVHATPRQTLDAAVSMNRV
- a CDS encoding LLM class flavin-dependent oxidoreductase yields the protein MTCVGAIFSPYPNPPEAFRAAVEAAEEAGVPELWIWEDCFRQSAFATASAALAWTERLRIGIGIAPMPLRNVAATAMEIASIERMFPGRLLPGVGHGVLPWMAQVGARAASPLTLMREYVPALRSLLAGEEVSVDGQYVKLDHVRLDWPPVAGPRVYCAAEGPKTLRLAGEVAGGVLLNSGYAPDALARSVETVRDGHAGAGRTDQLDVAAYVVAAFGPDAAARAAAGVDDTAPGSDPIAAVLAGTPDDVAGDIARFARAGIDDIVLLPPREESDLAAYFRNVGEVARLLG
- a CDS encoding ATP-dependent DNA ligase; this translates as MLLSGVVDTVDAVGATRSRLAKIDALSALVGGLTPEELPVAVGLLTASPRQGRLGVGWRGFANLAIEHTAEATLTVLDVDAAFETLAGTAGAGSVAARREALESLARLATEREWDFLVRVVLGELRTGALEGVLLDAIAKASGRPAAAVRRAAMLAGDLGETARIALTEPPENLDAVTLRVGRAVLPMLASTAATAAEAVEAVGEASVEYKLDGARIQVHRDGDDVRVFTRNLADVTHRVPELVEIVRTLPAAQLILDGETLSLDEDGGPRLFQDTMARFGSETAPQFVLRPWFFDVLHADGRDLIDEPLADRQAVLEQLAGEWRIPGIVTADPAAADEVSREALAAGHEGVVVKALDSPYAAGRRGKSWIKVKPVLTYDLVVLAVEWGSGRRTGQLSNLHLGAYDPEGRFGPEGGFVMVGKTFKGLTDELLRWQTEYFPTIETDRSAYAVHVHPVTVVEIAIDGVQRSTRYPGGIALRFARVKAYRPDKNPNEADTIETLRALLR
- a CDS encoding MDR family MFS transporter, which gives rise to MSDIGLRSERGPILLALMLSMFLIAIDSTILSTAVPTIVRDLGGFALFPWLFSIYLLAQAATVPVYAKLADTFGRKPIMLVGVGVFLVGSVLCATAWDMPSLIAFRGLQGIGAGAIMPTVLTIAGDIYTVRERARAQAYLSSVWAISAVVGPTLGGVLSQFASWRWIFWINLPLGLFALFLLWRNYRPAFERHRRRIDYAGAVLLTGALVLLVLGVLEGGVDWDWLSWQSLAVFGGGVILLVAFVLVERRADDPILAPWVFRSRLVRSTSLVGLLIGVVLIGLVSYTPTFLESTTGASPIVGGLAVAGLMIGWPISGALAGRFYLRIGFRSTTLVGSTIVIAGTVWLAGFAFLPSAGLTGFGCFIVGVGLGLVANPSLIAAQSSVELRQRGVVSGTNALARSIGSSVGVAVFGAIANSLIDDRGGHETTAAVQAGAIGVYIGVAIGAVAMLFACMAIPHVPIHEEQIR